CACGTGCTGGCTACCGATGATGACGGGCGCCATGTGGCCACAGGTCGGCTCGAGTGCGACGGACGACTGAGCCGCATCGTGGTGCTGCCAGAGTTTCGCCAGCACAGACTCGGCGATGATGTCCTGAGCTTCCTGATTGATCTGGCTCGGGAGCTTGGCCTCGAAACCGTTTACGCAGATGTAGACGAGCGCCACATCCCTTTTCTGTTGGAGATGGGCTTTGTCGAAAAGGCTCCTCCCACGCTACCACCGGGCGCACACCGCCGGCCTCAACGCTATATGGAGATGAACCTCGACACGTGAAGCTCAGATCCGGAGTCGTTGATTCAAACCAAGCTGATCGTGGTACCGTTGCGGCGAACGGTTCTCAGGCCTCGAAATCGTATACCAGCACGCGCTTCGCCACGCTGCCGACATAGGTCTTCAGAAAGTGCTGGTGCAGCGGATGGGTCTGGTAGGCGGCAGCCACTTCGGCGTTCTCGAAGTCCATAGAGATCGCCATGGAGAAGCTATCGTCCACCGTAGCGCGAGGGCTGGGCACCGGAGCGCCAAAGCGAAAGTTCTGAACCCCCGGGATATCGGCCAGCGGCTTTGCACCCTCCAGAAGCTTCTTCCGGCTTTCCTCCACCGGCTTATCGGACCAGAAAACAACAACGTGCGTAATCATGTCGGGCAGCAAAACCACTCCACCCCCTTCTGGCAAGGCCGGGCTTAGGAACCGGCCATGAGGGCCGATAGGCAAAGAGCGATTTCATTTGAAGAATCACGCTCACTAGATATTCTAAAATAATGAAAACTCTCTGGACCCGTCTTCTCGCTCTCGGACTTCTCACTTCCGGACTCTTTCTGGTCGGCTGCCAGCCGCCTCAAGTCCAGTACTACCCGCTGAACAACCCGGTCGGCTCAGGGACAGCCGATACCGCAGCCGTCAGCAAGGCTCCGGTAGCCGCAGCCGATGTGGTCATCTACGTGGCCAAGCAGCCTTTGCAGCCTTATCATGAGCTGGGCATCCTCGCCTTTACCAGCGCATCAACTCAGCCCAACGAAGCCAACATCTATGAGATGTTCCGCCAAAAGGCCGCTGAAATCGGCGCCGACGCCGTCATCATCCTGCCCTCGCGTGAGCAGAACGAAAGCTTCTGGCAGAGCACGGGCTACCCGTACGACTGGTACTATGGCTACGGCTATGGCAATGTCGGCTACAGCTCCGGCTACTCGACAGACTACACCACGTTCCGCGGCCTGGCGATCCAGCTGGAGAAACCCAATTCCTGAGCTTTTGCCCAGCCTGTGAGCACCACCGACTCCTTGCACTAGGCGGCAGACATAGCCCCGTCTATCGGCTTGCGCGTACCGCAAACGGCCAAAAACACGGAACAAGTGCAAGGCAGGGGCGTCTGAGCCGACACACGAATCATGCGTAGCGCGTACACACTCCTTATCTGCAGTTTGCTCTGGGTAGCACTGACGGGCTTCACCCGTCCCACGGTACCACAGCATACCCAGATCGAGCTGGTCAGTGCGGCAGAGAACCTGACGCCCGGCTCTACGACCTGGCTGGCGCTCAAGATGAAGGTCGATGCAGGCTGGCACATCTATTGGGTCAATCCCGGTGAATTCGGAGAGCGGGTAAAGATCGGCTGGAGCAACCTGCCACCGGGGATCACGATTGGAGACCTGCGCTGGCCTGCCCCCCACCTGTATGAGCAGAGCGGCATCATCAACTACGTGTTCACGGGGGAGACCTTTCTGCTCTTCCCGGTCACGGTGGGCAAAGATTTCCAGTCGGATACTGTCACGCTTCAGGGGCATGTCACCTGGCTCGAATGCGATGAAAAGGAATGTGTCCCCGGCAAGGGCAACATCTCCCTCACCCTCCCGGTAAAGCCGGGAGCATCGACGCCCTCTAAATGGGCCGCCACGCTGGAAAAAGCCCAGACCCATTGGCCGCAGGACCTTTCCCAGAACTGGGAGGTAGACGCCCACGCCACTGATAACGGATTTATCCTGACCCTGATTCCGCAGGAAAACGCGACTGCCGACCCCGGCGAGGTTTACTTCTTTTCGCGTGAGCCGGTCATCGCACCGGCCGAGCCCCAGGTCTTTGAGAAAAATCCCGGCGGCACCTACACACTGAGCCTGGTTCGCTCCGAGTATGCTCCCGACAAGGTTGACCGACTGGCCGGTGTCCTCGATGCCAAAAACGGTTGGCTGAGCGAGGGAGGCCCCACGGCGATGGCAGTCAACACCTCCGTGGATCAGGATGCTCCCATCGCGGCGACGATTCCGACCTCGCCCTCCAGCACGATGCCCTTTGCCACGTTGCTGGGCTTCGCCTTTCTGGGCGGCCTGATCCTGAACCTCATGCCCTGCGTCTTCCCGGTGCTGGGCCTGAAGATCATGAGCTTCGTCAAGCAGGGGGGCGAAAGCCGCGGGCGCATCTTCGCACACGGCGTCCTCTACACCGCCGGCGTGATGCTCAGCTTCTGGGTACTGGCCGCTGTGCTGCTCTCCTTGCGAGCCGGTGGCGAACAGCTCGGCTGGGGCTTCCAGCTACAGTCCACCGGCT
This genomic interval from Ruficoccus sp. ZRK36 contains the following:
- a CDS encoding GNAT family N-acetyltransferase → MVEKGNTSALASDREDSCCQHVLATDDDGRHVATGRLECDGRLSRIVVLPEFRQHRLGDDVLSFLIDLARELGLETVYADVDERHIPFLLEMGFVEKAPPTLPPGAHRRPQRYMEMNLDT
- a CDS encoding Dabb family protein → MITHVVVFWSDKPVEESRKKLLEGAKPLADIPGVQNFRFGAPVPSPRATVDDSFSMAISMDFENAEVAAAYQTHPLHQHFLKTYVGSVAKRVLVYDFEA
- a CDS encoding thioredoxin family protein, translated to MRSAYTLLICSLLWVALTGFTRPTVPQHTQIELVSAAENLTPGSTTWLALKMKVDAGWHIYWVNPGEFGERVKIGWSNLPPGITIGDLRWPAPHLYEQSGIINYVFTGETFLLFPVTVGKDFQSDTVTLQGHVTWLECDEKECVPGKGNISLTLPVKPGASTPSKWAATLEKAQTHWPQDLSQNWEVDAHATDNGFILTLIPQENATADPGEVYFFSREPVIAPAEPQVFEKNPGGTYTLSLVRSEYAPDKVDRLAGVLDAKNGWLSEGGPTAMAVNTSVDQDAPIAATIPTSPSSTMPFATLLGFAFLGGLILNLMPCVFPVLGLKIMSFVKQGGESRGRIFAHGVLYTAGVMLSFWVLAAVLLSLRAGGEQLGWGFQLQSTGFVLAMTVVLLAFGLNMSGVFEVGMSAVGVGSNLTAKPGLTGSFFSGVLATLVATPCAAPFLAPALGAALALPTTESVLLFTAIGFGLSSPYLLFSLVPQLAKMLPRPGAWMDSFKKWLSFLLYATVAYLVWILAGLVDSERFLNLLISLVGVALACWLYGHYGAFGRKLRGLGIAGAAIVLAGSLAVGYYNPPKTLEWQKWSPELVEKLRKEKRIIYVDFTARWCTTCQLNKRVVFGSDEVLDTMKDDNVALLKADWTSQDPTITNALSSFGKSAVPFNIIYSPHLEKPIELPSLLTPDIVLKALDKAAAQ